A genomic region of Effusibacillus pohliae DSM 22757 contains the following coding sequences:
- the amaP gene encoding alkaline shock response membrane anchor protein AmaP yields the protein MGALDRVLLFLFSAAVAVLAVLIGAQMLQLQWAAQLFAEYRLEILVGAAVLLLVSLRFLFFRAGGSKEPQSIVHKTEHGDVRISLQTLESLADRAARLVRGVSELKTKVRPAEAGVRIGLRVSVDPDLDIPQITTSVQQKVKDYVESTAGVSVQNVVVYVNDITRPHVGKIAARPRVE from the coding sequence GTGGGTGCGTTGGATCGTGTTTTGCTGTTTCTGTTTAGTGCGGCGGTTGCCGTGTTGGCCGTTTTGATCGGCGCCCAGATGCTGCAGTTGCAATGGGCTGCCCAATTGTTTGCCGAATATCGACTGGAAATTCTCGTCGGCGCGGCTGTTCTGCTGTTGGTTTCACTGAGGTTTTTGTTTTTCCGCGCCGGTGGTTCGAAAGAACCGCAATCGATTGTACACAAAACGGAGCACGGGGATGTGCGAATTTCCCTGCAGACGCTGGAAAGCCTCGCCGACCGGGCGGCGAGGCTGGTGCGGGGGGTCAGCGAACTGAAAACGAAAGTCCGGCCTGCGGAAGCCGGAGTCCGCATCGGGCTGCGCGTGTCGGTCGATCCGGATCTGGACATTCCGCAGATCACCACGTCCGTGCAGCAAAAAGTCAAAGATTATGTGGAATCGACCGCAGGCGTCAGCGTCCAGAACGTCGTCGTGTATGTGAATGACATCACCAGGCCGCATGTGGGTAAAATTGCTGCACGGCCAAGGGTGGAATAA
- a CDS encoding DUF2273 domain-containing protein has product MWRKILSFLQTANLRIIGMLAGGLLGLLYLVVGFWKSLVFAGFIFAGYLVGRWLDSQEDWRDVVDRLIPDKSRD; this is encoded by the coding sequence ATGTGGCGGAAAATTCTTTCTTTCCTGCAGACGGCAAACCTGCGGATTATCGGCATGCTGGCCGGCGGCTTGCTGGGCCTGCTGTATCTTGTGGTGGGATTTTGGAAGTCGCTGGTGTTTGCCGGTTTTATTTTCGCAGGCTATCTGGTGGGGCGCTGGCTGGACAGCCAGGAGGACTGGCGGGACGTGGTCGACCGTTTGATTCCCGATAAATCGCGTGACTAA
- the nusB gene encoding transcription antitermination factor NusB gives MRRRQARECALQSLFQIHIGEVPPAEAIRYVLEEASGDLDLDFLNKLVMGTYEHRSAIDDLIRQYSIGWELDRMPAVDLTVLRLAVFEMLYETETPPKVVINEAIELAKAFSTEESGKFVNGILGKMLPDLERLRGSVNG, from the coding sequence ATGAGGCGCAGGCAAGCTCGCGAATGCGCGCTGCAGAGTCTGTTTCAAATCCATATCGGCGAAGTGCCGCCGGCGGAAGCAATCCGGTATGTGCTGGAAGAAGCGAGCGGAGACTTGGACCTTGACTTTTTGAACAAATTGGTGATGGGTACATACGAGCACCGGTCGGCGATTGACGACCTGATCCGGCAATATTCGATCGGCTGGGAATTGGACCGGATGCCGGCCGTTGATCTGACTGTGTTGCGGCTTGCTGTTTTCGAGATGCTGTATGAAACGGAGACTCCCCCGAAAGTTGTGATCAACGAGGCGATCGAACTGGCGAAGGCGTTTTCGACGGAGGAATCGGGCAAGTTTGTCAACGGGATTCTGGGCAAGATGCTGCCGGATCTCGAGCGGTTGCGAGGTTCCGTCAACGGATGA
- a CDS encoding Asp23/Gls24 family envelope stress response protein gives MSIDNLEFDVTEMGQIRIAPEVIEIIAGLAATEVRGIAGMSGSVAGGIAELLGRKNLGKGVKVEVGEKQCAVDLSVVMEFGMKIQEVAAEVQKNVKRAIENMTGLEVVEVNVHVLGVTFKNEEKEEEAVTQPHRLR, from the coding sequence GTGTCGATCGACAACTTGGAATTTGACGTAACGGAAATGGGACAAATCCGCATTGCCCCTGAAGTGATTGAAATCATCGCAGGGCTTGCCGCAACCGAAGTGCGGGGCATCGCCGGCATGAGCGGGAGCGTGGCGGGCGGCATCGCCGAATTGCTCGGCCGCAAAAATCTCGGCAAGGGAGTCAAGGTCGAGGTCGGCGAAAAACAATGCGCCGTCGACCTGTCGGTGGTCATGGAGTTTGGCATGAAAATCCAGGAAGTGGCGGCGGAAGTTCAAAAAAACGTAAAACGCGCGATCGAGAACATGACCGGTCTTGAAGTGGTGGAAGTCAACGTTCACGTGTTGGGCGTCACCTTTAAAAACGAAGAGAAGGAAGAAGAGGCTGTCACCCAGCCGCATCGCCTTCGATAA
- a CDS encoding NAD(P)/FAD-dependent oxidoreductase, giving the protein MAEALKVDEKVYDITIIGGGPTGLFAAFYAGIRDMSTKIIDSLPQLGGQLAELYPEKYIYDVAGFPKVYAKDLVNNLKEQMAPYNPTICLNERVEGLEKLEDGTFKLTSNTTVHYSRTVLIAAGIGAFTPRRLPAANAEQFEGKGIFYFIDDLAKFKGLNCLVVGGGDSAVDFALMLETVAKKVTLIHRRDQFRAHEDSVRRLFSSSVEVKVFTELKAVEGEGKLERGLLVNSKEKTEETIEVDAIIGALGFSASLGPIHDWGLEIQDNAIVVNTKGETNIPGVYAAGDIVTYPGKIKLIATGFGEAPTAVNNAKIYLDPQSKLHPGHSSSGFGKK; this is encoded by the coding sequence ATGGCGGAAGCATTGAAAGTGGACGAAAAAGTATACGATATCACGATCATCGGCGGTGGCCCGACGGGACTGTTTGCAGCTTTTTATGCCGGCATCCGCGATATGTCGACGAAGATCATTGACAGCTTGCCGCAGTTGGGAGGCCAGCTGGCGGAATTGTATCCGGAGAAGTACATCTATGATGTCGCCGGCTTTCCGAAAGTATACGCGAAAGATCTGGTCAACAATCTGAAGGAGCAGATGGCTCCTTACAATCCGACCATCTGTTTGAACGAGCGGGTCGAAGGATTGGAAAAGCTGGAGGACGGCACGTTCAAACTGACTTCCAACACGACGGTCCACTATTCCCGCACCGTTTTGATCGCGGCCGGAATCGGGGCGTTCACGCCACGGCGTCTGCCGGCAGCGAACGCGGAACAGTTCGAGGGCAAAGGAATTTTCTATTTTATCGACGATCTTGCGAAGTTTAAAGGGCTCAACTGTCTGGTAGTGGGCGGTGGCGACTCGGCGGTCGATTTTGCGTTGATGCTGGAAACGGTCGCGAAAAAAGTGACGCTAATTCACCGGCGCGACCAGTTCCGGGCGCATGAAGACAGCGTCCGCCGGCTGTTCAGCTCATCCGTTGAAGTGAAGGTGTTCACCGAACTGAAAGCGGTGGAAGGCGAAGGCAAGCTGGAGCGGGGGCTGCTTGTCAACAGCAAGGAGAAAACGGAAGAAACGATCGAAGTCGATGCGATTATCGGCGCGCTCGGATTTTCCGCGTCGCTCGGTCCGATCCACGACTGGGGGCTGGAGATCCAGGACAACGCGATCGTCGTCAACACAAAAGGAGAGACGAATATTCCGGGCGTGTACGCGGCGGGCGACATCGTCACATACCCCGGCAAGATCAAACTGATCGCCACCGGCTTTGGCGAAGCTCCGACTGCTGTCAACAACGCGAAGATCTACCTCGACCCGCAGTCCAAGCTGCATCCGGGTCATAGTTCGTCCGGCTTTGGCAAAAAATAG
- the xseA gene encoding exodeoxyribonuclease VII large subunit — MSNRKASEEAILSVSELTGKIKCLLEQDRLLADCWVRGEISNFTRHSSGHMYFTLKDSGSRIKSVMFASKNRNLNFLPKEGMKVIIRGYVSVYERDGQYQLYVEEMQPDGLGSLFLAFQQMKERLEQEGLFSMEHKKPLPKFPKVIGVVTSPTGAAVRDIITTIRRRYPVAHILLHPVLVQGTEAPASIAAAIERLNRCVELQIDVLIVGRGGGSLEELWAFNEEIVARAIFASQIPVISAVGHETDFTIADFVADVRAATPTAAAELAVPHLLELLRHLDTTQQRLITAISNQVRDLWRRLERLEQSTVFSRPTSRIEQLRQQIDHAEDQLELLLTKLIGSRSRRVDELVRRLSQTSPVERVIRTEERFGFVLQRMLSAMSNRLTAAGTQLDRMLDKLDAYSPLHVMKRGFSLVYREEKGRHLVRSINEVQLGDRLHVRLRDGWLDCQVWGIEEEQNRDG, encoded by the coding sequence ATGAGTAACCGGAAGGCAAGCGAAGAGGCGATTCTTTCCGTTTCCGAGCTAACAGGCAAGATCAAGTGTTTGCTGGAACAGGACCGCTTGCTGGCCGATTGTTGGGTGAGGGGGGAAATCTCCAATTTTACCCGCCACAGCAGCGGCCACATGTATTTTACGCTGAAAGATTCGGGCAGCCGCATCAAATCGGTGATGTTCGCCTCAAAGAACCGGAATCTCAACTTTCTCCCGAAGGAAGGGATGAAAGTCATCATCCGCGGCTATGTTTCGGTGTATGAACGGGACGGCCAGTACCAGTTGTATGTGGAGGAAATGCAGCCGGACGGGCTGGGGTCGCTGTTTCTCGCGTTTCAGCAGATGAAGGAGCGGCTGGAACAAGAAGGCTTGTTCAGCATGGAACACAAGAAACCGTTGCCGAAGTTTCCGAAAGTGATCGGAGTTGTCACTTCGCCCACTGGAGCGGCGGTCCGCGACATTATCACGACGATCCGCAGGCGCTATCCGGTCGCCCACATCCTGCTGCATCCAGTGCTGGTGCAGGGCACGGAAGCGCCGGCGTCGATCGCGGCTGCGATTGAACGGCTGAACCGGTGCGTGGAGTTGCAAATCGATGTCCTGATCGTCGGCCGCGGCGGCGGTTCGCTGGAAGAGCTGTGGGCGTTCAACGAAGAGATCGTCGCGCGGGCGATCTTCGCTTCGCAGATTCCGGTGATTTCTGCCGTCGGGCATGAGACCGATTTTACCATCGCCGATTTCGTGGCCGATGTACGGGCGGCAACGCCGACGGCGGCTGCCGAATTGGCGGTGCCCCATCTGCTGGAATTGCTTCGCCATCTCGATACGACCCAGCAGCGGCTGATCACCGCAATATCCAATCAGGTGCGGGATCTGTGGCGGCGTCTCGAGCGGTTGGAGCAGTCAACCGTATTTTCCCGCCCAACGAGCCGCATCGAACAGTTGCGGCAGCAAATTGACCACGCGGAAGATCAGCTTGAGCTGCTGCTGACCAAGCTGATCGGCAGCCGCAGCCGGCGGGTCGATGAGCTCGTCCGCCGCCTGTCGCAAACATCGCCCGTCGAGCGTGTGATACGAACGGAGGAACGGTTCGGATTCGTTTTGCAACGGATGCTGTCTGCCATGTCCAACAGACTGACGGCGGCGGGGACCCAATTGGACAGGATGCTCGACAAGCTGGACGCATACAGTCCGCTGCATGTGATGAAACGGGGCTTCTCGCTGGTGTACCGGGAAGAAAAAGGCCGCCATCTGGTCCGCAGCATCAACGAAGTGCAGTTGGGGGACAGGCTGCATGTGCGCTTGCGGGACGGATGGCTGGATTGCCAGGTATGGGGGATCGAGGAGGAACAGAATCGTGACGGATAA
- the accC gene encoding acetyl-CoA carboxylase biotin carboxylase subunit: MFKKILIANRGEIAVRVIRACRELGIETVAIYSEPDRESLHVKLADEAYCVGPTASKQSYLNIPNIMAVATSTGVDAIHPGYGFLAENADFAEICEACGITFIGPGVEAIEKMGDKAVAKDTMKKANVPCVPGTDGLIEDTEEALRVADEIGYPVIIKATAGGGGKGMRVAHSREELEKAIKLAQVEAETAFGNAGVYLEKFVEEPRHVEIQIMADKHGNAVYVGERDCSIQRRHQKLIEEAPSPALTPELRKRMGESAVAAALAVNYSGAGTVEFLLDKHGNYYFMEMNTRIQVEHPVTEMITGIDLIKEQIRVAAGEKLSFTQDDLQLDGWAIECRINAEDPDKNFMPCPGTITKYLPPGGFGVRVDSAAYAGYKVTPFYDSMIAKLIVWAPTRLEAIARMERALQEFQIEGIKTTIPFHLKVLRHPAFVEGNVNTRFLEMYQL; the protein is encoded by the coding sequence GTGTTTAAGAAAATTTTGATTGCCAACCGGGGAGAAATTGCAGTCCGCGTGATTCGCGCCTGCCGCGAATTGGGGATCGAAACGGTTGCCATCTATTCGGAACCGGACCGCGAATCGCTGCATGTCAAACTTGCGGATGAAGCGTATTGCGTGGGACCGACGGCCAGCAAGCAGAGCTACCTGAACATCCCCAATATTATGGCGGTAGCGACTTCGACCGGCGTCGATGCGATCCATCCGGGCTACGGGTTTCTTGCGGAAAACGCCGATTTTGCCGAAATCTGCGAAGCCTGCGGCATCACTTTTATCGGACCGGGTGTGGAAGCGATTGAAAAAATGGGCGACAAAGCGGTTGCCAAAGATACGATGAAAAAAGCGAACGTTCCGTGCGTTCCGGGAACGGACGGGTTGATCGAAGACACGGAAGAGGCGCTGCGGGTGGCGGACGAAATCGGCTATCCGGTGATCATTAAAGCGACGGCCGGCGGCGGCGGCAAAGGCATGCGCGTCGCGCACAGCCGGGAGGAACTGGAAAAAGCGATCAAGCTGGCGCAAGTCGAAGCGGAGACCGCTTTCGGCAACGCCGGTGTCTATCTGGAAAAATTTGTAGAAGAACCGCGTCACGTGGAGATTCAAATCATGGCGGACAAACATGGCAACGCTGTCTATGTCGGCGAACGGGATTGCTCGATCCAGCGCCGCCATCAGAAGCTGATCGAGGAAGCGCCTTCACCCGCTCTCACGCCCGAACTGCGTAAGCGGATGGGCGAATCGGCGGTGGCTGCCGCTCTGGCAGTCAACTATTCGGGTGCGGGAACGGTCGAATTTTTGCTTGACAAGCATGGCAACTATTACTTCATGGAAATGAATACGCGGATTCAGGTGGAGCATCCTGTAACCGAAATGATCACCGGGATCGACCTGATCAAAGAGCAGATCCGGGTGGCGGCCGGCGAGAAGCTGTCGTTCACGCAGGACGATTTGCAGCTGGACGGCTGGGCGATCGAATGCCGGATCAATGCGGAAGACCCGGATAAAAATTTCATGCCTTGTCCCGGAACGATCACCAAGTACCTGCCGCCCGGCGGCTTTGGGGTGCGTGTGGATTCCGCTGCGTATGCCGGGTACAAAGTGACCCCATTCTACGATTCGATGATTGCCAAGCTGATCGTCTGGGCACCCACCCGGCTGGAAGCGATCGCCCGCATGGAAAGGGCGCTGCAGGAGTTCCAGATCGAAGGCATCAAGACGACGATTCCGTTCCATTTAAAAGTGCTGCGCCATCCGGCGTTTGTGGAAGGCAACGTCAACACCAGGTTCCTTGAGATGTACCAATTGTAA
- a CDS encoding tRNA (adenosine(37)-N6)-threonylcarbamoyltransferase complex transferase subunit TsaD, giving the protein MILGIDTSNYTTSVCLIDSLGKIVRDQRKLLEVEAGERGLQQSAALFQHIKNLPELMEGIGDLRELQAICVSSRPRPLAGSYMPVFLAGETIARSLAAAFQVPLYRTSHQEGHIAAGEATAGKVPADEFLAVHLSGGTSDLLRVKRLAAGYQIEPLGRSVDLHAGQFVDRVGVALGLPFPAGPHLEKLARSASPEHAAIRLPSPVSGLNWSFAGPETAARKYIESGAEPAAVARAVEDCIAKGLEKVIRKAMEQTGLQAILVVGGVAANLHIRNRLRRRLGHPAVGAKLFFSDPRYSTDNAYGVARIGLLAYRHR; this is encoded by the coding sequence ATGATTCTCGGCATTGACACGAGCAACTATACGACATCCGTTTGCCTGATCGATTCGCTCGGCAAAATCGTCCGCGATCAGCGTAAATTGCTGGAAGTGGAAGCGGGCGAGCGGGGATTGCAACAGTCGGCCGCCTTGTTTCAACATATCAAAAATTTGCCTGAGCTGATGGAGGGAATCGGGGATTTGCGGGAACTGCAGGCCATCTGCGTCTCGTCGCGGCCGCGGCCGCTGGCAGGTTCCTATATGCCCGTTTTTCTCGCCGGGGAAACGATAGCGAGGAGCCTTGCAGCCGCTTTCCAGGTTCCGCTTTACCGGACGAGCCACCAGGAAGGCCATATCGCGGCTGGAGAAGCGACCGCAGGGAAAGTACCGGCCGACGAATTCCTGGCAGTTCATCTGTCAGGCGGTACGTCCGATCTGCTGCGTGTGAAACGTTTGGCGGCCGGGTATCAAATCGAACCGCTGGGCCGTTCCGTCGACCTGCATGCCGGCCAGTTTGTGGACCGGGTCGGCGTGGCCCTCGGACTTCCGTTTCCCGCCGGACCGCATCTGGAAAAATTGGCCCGCTCCGCATCGCCAGAACATGCGGCCATCCGCTTGCCGTCGCCGGTGAGCGGGTTGAACTGGTCGTTTGCCGGACCGGAAACGGCTGCCCGGAAATATATCGAATCGGGCGCCGAGCCTGCCGCCGTTGCCCGGGCGGTCGAGGACTGTATCGCAAAAGGGTTGGAAAAAGTGATCCGGAAAGCGATGGAGCAAACCGGTCTGCAAGCGATCCTCGTAGTGGGAGGCGTCGCCGCCAACCTGCATATACGCAACCGCCTGCGCCGCCGGTTGGGGCACCCGGCGGTGGGGGCCAAGCTGTTTTTTTCCGATCCACGCTATTCGACAGACAACGCTTACGGCGTTGCCCGCATCGGCTTATTGGCGTACCGGCACCGGTAA
- the xseB gene encoding exodeoxyribonuclease VII small subunit has protein sequence MTDKKIETNEQQAHKTLSFEEALAGLEKIVRELEAGEIPLEQAIASFQEGMQLAKICREKLDQAEQKIEMLVADAAGLSKKPFAPEE, from the coding sequence GTGACGGATAAAAAGATTGAAACGAACGAACAACAGGCACACAAAACACTGTCGTTTGAGGAGGCGCTGGCCGGCCTGGAGAAAATCGTGCGCGAGCTGGAAGCGGGCGAAATTCCGCTGGAACAGGCGATTGCCAGCTTCCAGGAGGGCATGCAGCTGGCCAAAATCTGCCGGGAAAAGCTCGACCAGGCGGAACAGAAAATCGAAATGCTGGTGGCGGACGCGGCAGGTCTCAGCAAAAAGCCATTTGCGCCGGAGGAGTAA
- the accB gene encoding acetyl-CoA carboxylase biotin carboxyl carrier protein has product MFKMNEIRELVRLIDETSVTELNVEAAGTKLVIKKELGVAAPVAVQSAAVQAPAVVQAAPAPAAPAAAAPAEPAKAEEKGKVAPEEDPTLHKIVSPMVGTFYAAPAPGAEPYVRVGSKVNEKTVVCIVEAMKLMNEIEADVRGEIAAVLVENGQLVEYGQPLFLVKPE; this is encoded by the coding sequence ATGTTTAAGATGAACGAAATACGGGAATTGGTGCGTCTGATCGACGAAACCTCGGTTACGGAATTGAATGTGGAAGCTGCCGGCACCAAGCTGGTGATCAAGAAAGAGTTGGGTGTTGCGGCGCCTGTTGCCGTACAATCTGCGGCGGTACAAGCTCCGGCTGTGGTTCAGGCTGCTCCTGCACCTGCCGCGCCTGCTGCTGCCGCTCCGGCTGAACCTGCGAAAGCGGAAGAAAAGGGGAAGGTGGCTCCCGAAGAAGATCCTACATTACATAAAATCGTATCGCCGATGGTTGGAACTTTCTACGCGGCGCCGGCTCCCGGAGCTGAACCGTATGTCCGCGTCGGTTCGAAAGTCAACGAAAAAACGGTCGTCTGCATCGTTGAAGCCATGAAGCTGATGAACGAGATCGAAGCGGACGTCCGCGGCGAAATCGCCGCCGTGCTGGTGGAAAACGGTCAACTGGTCGAATACGGACAGCCGTTGTTCCTGGTAAAACCGGAATGA
- the spoIIIAG gene encoding stage III sporulation protein AG, with translation MNLDFGFLSRLPKWTYLLGALGLILLLFGSFQAPEKYKPSESLPASTEINTDRQAISEYERLYEQKLTQILNQIQGVSDVTVMVNLDSTEEKVYYENLQNQKQTTRETDKQGGQREITTFNENKQMVLTKGSPDQPVVIKTVKPHVRGVLVVARGAEQPRIQQMMMESIQRVLEVPMHRIAIQPKKAN, from the coding sequence ATGAATCTCGATTTCGGCTTTCTGTCCCGCCTGCCCAAATGGACCTATTTGCTCGGGGCGCTCGGACTGATTTTGCTGCTGTTCGGTTCGTTCCAAGCGCCGGAGAAATACAAGCCGTCCGAGTCCCTGCCGGCGTCGACCGAGATCAACACCGACCGCCAGGCGATCAGCGAATACGAACGGCTGTACGAGCAGAAGCTGACCCAGATTTTAAACCAGATTCAGGGGGTGTCCGATGTCACGGTGATGGTGAATTTGGATTCGACAGAGGAGAAAGTGTATTACGAAAATCTGCAGAACCAGAAGCAGACGACGCGGGAAACCGACAAGCAGGGGGGGCAGCGTGAGATCACGACGTTCAACGAAAACAAGCAGATGGTGCTGACCAAAGGATCGCCCGATCAACCTGTCGTGATCAAAACGGTGAAACCCCATGTGCGGGGGGTGCTGGTGGTGGCGAGAGGCGCCGAACAGCCGAGGATTCAACAGATGATGATGGAATCGATTCAGCGCGTGCTGGAAGTGCCCATGCACCGGATCGCGATCCAGCCGAAAAAAGCTAATTGA
- a CDS encoding SpoIIIAH-like family protein: MAKRQTVWLSTMMILSLMVIGYYTVDETVKPVPTTTTDTAKQQQAAKDGQANNQKKDQAQPADKKNPEASDWFVQQIIKNEENYGKRVEELQKVIADSNTSSDKKVEAEKELTALQEFSSKAESAENKLEAEGYPAALVTKDNTRVNVTVQAPDLTKEQVAKIYMIVSKELGIPANDIVVSYRP, encoded by the coding sequence ATGGCAAAACGGCAAACGGTATGGCTTTCGACGATGATGATCCTGTCGCTGATGGTGATCGGCTATTACACGGTCGATGAAACGGTGAAGCCGGTTCCGACAACAACCACCGACACTGCCAAACAGCAGCAGGCGGCGAAAGACGGTCAAGCGAACAACCAGAAGAAAGACCAGGCGCAGCCGGCTGACAAAAAGAACCCGGAGGCGAGCGACTGGTTCGTTCAACAAATCATCAAAAACGAAGAAAACTACGGAAAGCGAGTGGAAGAACTGCAAAAGGTGATCGCCGACAGCAACACGTCGAGCGACAAAAAGGTGGAGGCGGAGAAAGAACTGACCGCGCTGCAGGAGTTCTCCTCGAAAGCGGAGAGTGCGGAAAACAAATTGGAGGCGGAAGGCTATCCGGCGGCGTTGGTGACGAAAGACAACACACGGGTGAACGTGACGGTGCAAGCGCCCGATTTGACGAAAGAACAGGTGGCGAAAATTTACATGATCGTCAGCAAGGAACTCGGTATTCCGGCCAACGATATCGTGGTATCTTACCGGCCTTGA
- the folD gene encoding bifunctional methylenetetrahydrofolate dehydrogenase/methenyltetrahydrofolate cyclohydrolase FolD produces MAAQVISGKEIAAQIRAELKSEVEKLAARGIQPGLAVILVGDDPASHSYVKGKEKAAVELNFHSEVHRLPESVSEQDVLALIGKLNEDPKIHGILVQLPLPRHISEKAVIQAIDPEKDVDGFHPQNVGNMYIGLPAFLPCTPHGVIQMLKRSGVEIAGKHAVVIGRSNIVGKPMAQLLLSENATVTICHSRTPDLAAMTKQADILVAAVGRAGTVRADMVKPGAVVIDVGVNRVDGKLVGDCLFDELSEVAGMITPVPGGVGPMTITMLMYNTVESAKRH; encoded by the coding sequence ATGGCTGCACAAGTGATCAGCGGCAAGGAAATCGCCGCGCAAATTCGGGCGGAACTGAAGAGTGAAGTGGAGAAACTGGCTGCGCGAGGCATTCAGCCGGGCCTTGCCGTGATCCTGGTCGGGGATGACCCGGCATCGCACAGTTATGTGAAAGGAAAAGAGAAGGCGGCTGTCGAATTGAATTTTCATTCGGAAGTGCATCGTTTGCCGGAGAGCGTATCGGAACAGGATGTGCTGGCGCTGATCGGCAAATTGAACGAAGATCCGAAGATTCATGGGATTCTGGTGCAATTGCCGCTGCCCCGCCATATCTCGGAAAAAGCGGTGATTCAGGCGATTGACCCGGAAAAAGATGTTGACGGCTTCCATCCGCAAAATGTCGGGAACATGTATATCGGGCTGCCTGCCTTTCTGCCATGTACGCCGCACGGCGTGATCCAGATGCTGAAGCGTTCCGGCGTCGAAATCGCCGGCAAGCATGCGGTTGTGATCGGCCGCTCCAATATTGTCGGCAAGCCGATGGCACAACTGCTGCTGTCGGAAAACGCGACGGTGACGATTTGCCACTCGCGCACGCCTGATCTGGCTGCGATGACGAAACAGGCGGATATTTTGGTGGCTGCTGTCGGGCGAGCCGGCACTGTCCGTGCCGATATGGTCAAGCCGGGTGCGGTCGTGATCGATGTGGGTGTCAACCGCGTCGACGGCAAGCTGGTGGGCGACTGCCTGTTTGATGAATTGAGCGAAGTAGCCGGCATGATTACGCCTGTTCCCGGCGGAGTGGGGCCGATGACGATCACCATGCTGATGTACAATACAGTCGAATCGGCGAAACGCCATTGA
- the spoIIIAF gene encoding stage III sporulation protein AF has protein sequence MSFLSSWLSQIVLILLFAVVMDLIVPASAMRNYVKLVMGLVIMVTMLKPISALYHGQFDISRIRWPDTAAQVAGFDSIRSKAAEIQRDQLRLAEQKFSEQLEQTIKQQIESAYPLEVAKVQAWLADSANEPGQARTIEQLNVWVRPQSNGRAGSGIEPVQPVVIGPDAARETVRQQADAENEKLLQQIRETIANRLQIPHSVISVQMESQARG, from the coding sequence GTGTCGTTTCTATCCTCGTGGCTGTCCCAGATCGTCCTGATTCTGCTGTTTGCGGTGGTGATGGACCTGATCGTTCCGGCGTCGGCGATGCGCAACTACGTGAAACTGGTGATGGGACTGGTGATCATGGTAACCATGCTGAAACCGATTTCCGCGCTGTACCACGGCCAGTTTGACATATCCCGCATCCGCTGGCCGGATACTGCTGCGCAGGTTGCCGGCTTCGACTCGATCAGGTCAAAAGCGGCCGAAATCCAGCGGGATCAGCTGCGGCTGGCGGAACAAAAGTTTTCCGAACAACTGGAACAAACGATCAAACAGCAGATCGAATCCGCTTATCCGCTGGAAGTAGCCAAGGTACAAGCCTGGCTGGCCGATTCCGCCAACGAACCGGGCCAGGCGAGAACAATTGAGCAGCTGAACGTCTGGGTGCGCCCCCAATCGAATGGCCGGGCTGGCAGCGGAATTGAGCCGGTGCAACCGGTGGTGATCGGACCGGATGCGGCAAGGGAGACTGTCCGGCAGCAAGCGGATGCGGAGAACGAAAAGCTGTTGCAGCAGATTCGAGAGACGATTGCCAACCGGCTTCAGATCCCGCATTCTGTCATCTCAGTGCAAATGGAATCGCAAGCAAGGGGGTGA